DNA sequence from the Oceanotoga teriensis genome:
ATATGAAAATTCTAATCCTGCTCTAAATCCTGAAAAATCCATTTTATTATCTTTATTATCTTTATCTGCTAATTTTGCAAGTCTATATGAACCATTTAAACCTACTTTAAAATTTTCTGTGAAATTATATCCGAGACCTGCACCTGCAATCAAACCTAATCCATTTCTTTCAGTTTCAACAGAGTTTATTTTATCATCTAATTTGTTGAAATAATATGCTCCACCAACTTTTGCATTTAAAGATAATGGCATTTCAGCAAAATTATATGTATATTTTACTGCTGCATAAGGTCCAAATGTATTTTCAGATGCTTTTTTATCATCTTTTTTGTAATTAGAATTAAAATAATCTACTCCACCTTCAACTCCTACACCTTCCCAAAAAGTGTAAGCTACTCCTGCATATCCACCAAATCCTTTGGTAAGATCTTCAACTGAAGCTTCAGATGCATCATTTAATTTATAATTATATGTATTAAATGTTCCTCCACCTAAAACTTCTACGTTAGAAGCAAATGCTGATCCCATAACTAATACAGCTGATAATATAAACATTAGTTTTTTCATTATTAAAACCTCCTAAAAATTTAATTATATACATTTTCATTTTAGTATTCATATCTTATAAGTCACTTAAAGACCGATCAGTTTACTTAAAATTAAATTAAAATTTTCAATGAAATAAATAAAAACAACAAAAATTATTAATAAAAAAGAACATAAGTATGAAATATTGTTTTAATTAATTTTATTTTGAAATTAATGGCTTTAATTATGTAATTTTAAATTTGTTTAAAAAATTAATTAAATATATAATTAATTGTGTGTGACACGCAT
Encoded proteins:
- a CDS encoding outer membrane beta-barrel protein, with protein sequence MKKLMFILSAVLVMGSAFASNVEVLGGGTFNTYNYKLNDASEASVEDLTKGFGGYAGVAYTFWEGVGVEGGVDYFNSNYKKDDKKASENTFGPYAAVKYTYNFAEMPLSLNAKVGGAYYFNKLDDKINSVETERNGLGLIAGAGLGYNFTENFKVGLNGSYRLAKLADKDNKDNKMDFSGFRAGLEFSYEF